The Natribaculum luteum genome contains the following window.
TTCGGCGGCGCGCGATTGATCTCGTCGGCGAGGACGACGTTGCCGAAGATCGGCCCCTCCCTGAACTCGAACGTCCGATCCCGCTCGTCGAAGACGTGGGTCCCGGTCACGTCGGTCGGCAACAGATCGGGCGTAAACTGGATTCGTGAAAAGGAGAGGCCGAGCGCGCTGGCGACGCTGCGAGCGGTGAGCGTCTTGCCGGTCCCTGGAACGTCCTCGATGAGGACGTGGCCGCGGCCGACGACGCCCACGAGGACCGTCTCGAGGAACTCGCGGTCACAGACGACGGCGTCGCCGACCGCCTCGAGGACGGCCGCACACTCCTCGCTCGCCTGGGTTACGTCCATGGGCGTGCTACTCGTCGCCTCGTCTATATGTCTTCCGTCGATCCGACAGACGCGGGCGTGGGTCGTTCGCACGCGGAGAGACGAATCGAAACCAATAAAATCGTCTGCCGGGTAGGTATAGGTGAGCCGAGATAGCCTAGCCCGGCCAAGGCGGCAGATTCGAAATCTGCTGTCCTCACGGACTCGGGAGTTCAAATCTCCCTCTCGGCGCTTTTCCAACCTCACTTTCCACGAACAGCGTGCCGACTGCGAGTACGCGAAGACCAGAGAAGGGACACAGGAGATTTGAATCAGGGAGCAGCTTCGCTGCGACCGTGGTTCAAATCTCCCTCTCGGCGCTTTTCCAACCTCACTTTCCACGAACAGCGTGCCGACTGCGAGTACGCGAAGACCAGAGAAGGGACACAGGAGATTTGAACGAGACGAGACGCAGCCCGGGAAGCGAACGACGTGAGCGACCCGGACCGTCTTGGCGTTGTTCAAATCTCCCTCTTGGCGGTTTTCCCGACACAACGTGGCGAGCGGTGCGTGGCGCTATGCGTCGCTGAAATACCGGTTTCAGTCCTCGAGTTCGCCGTTCACCGTATCGCCTTGCCCCGAAGACGCATCGAAGAACGCGTTCAGCGCCATCGTTACGCCGAGGTACGTCCCGATGGCGATAACGACGATCTGGAGCATCATCGAGAACAGTATTCCCTCGAGACTGCCTCCAAGCTGCTGAAAGAGGAGCGTCATATTCCGAATGAAGACTGCAGAATAAAAGCACGTTCGGTCACGGGTGCTCGAGCGGTCGCTAACGCGAGTCACGGTTTTCAGCTACTCGAGGGGCGAAAACACTACCCTCGAGCGGTCAGACCTCGAATCCCCAGTTAAAGTCGCCCTTCCAGTCTGACCGCACGCCGGCGAAGTTCGTCTCGCCGTAGTGGCGGTTGCCGGTCCACAGGACGTTCGAGAGGGTCGCGTCGGCGTCGCTCGTCACGAGCGCCCGGAAGATCGACTGGTCGACGGTGTGATCCACACCGCCGTCGGAAAACCGGAGACTCGCAACGTCGGCGTCGACCTCACAGTTGTCGAGGACGAGTTGATCGACGGCGTCGCCTCGAGCGTCGACGAAGATTCCGTTGCGACTCGCGTCGGACTGCGAGGTGTGGTCGAACGAACAGTCCCGGAAGACGACGTTCGACGAGCGGACGTACACCGCGTAGTCGGAGACCGTCGGACTCGAGCGGTCGGTGATCGTACAGTTCTCGAACGTCGTTCGCGTCGCGGCGTCGTCGCTGACGCGGATCGCCCGTCCGTCGCCGCCGTCGTCGGTGATGTGGACGTTCGACAGTCTGGCCGGGCCGGCCTGCGTACAGCGGACGATCTCGGTGTTCTTCCGGACGTGATTGATGCAGTGTAGGCCATCGACGACCTGTCCGCCACCGGAAATTTCACCGTCGAGCCAGAGTCCAGCCCACGGCTGGCCCGGGTGTTCGTCCATTACGATCTTGGTGTTGAGCACGACGTCGTTCGGACCGACGCGAACGTTCGCGCCGGCATTGTTGTGCGCACGACAACCGACGACGAGGTTCCGTCCGGAGTTGTTCGAGACGTAGATCCCGTTGTCGAGGAACCCCGAAACCTGGCATTGTTCCCAGATGTTCGTTCCCCTGTGGTAGATTTCGGCGGCGAAGGGGATCGCGTGACCGACGCCCGTGTCTCGCGACTCGTAATTCGTATCGCCGTGGGTGAATCGAACGTTTCTGATCGCGTTCGTCGCCTCGGGGCGGATACCGTCGACTTTCAGGGTGTGTCGGTCGCCGCCGTACTCGGGGTTGAGCCTGTCGCGTCGCCCGCGGAGTTCGACGTTCTCGACGTGGCCGTACCCGTAGGTGTGCCACCGTCCGATACCGGTGTCGTACTCGCCGCGAATGTCGACGCGGAGGTTCTTCATCACCGTCCGCTGGGCGTGCGGGAGCGACTCGTCGATCGTCCCGACGGTCATCATGCGGTCGACGTCCTGGTCGGTGACCTCGAGGACGGCGAACGGTTCACCGACGACGCCGAAGTACTCGTGTGCGAACAGTTCGATGTCGTCGGTCTCGACGTACCACGTTCCCGACGGAATCACGTACTCGTGACAGCGGTCGGTCGGGTCGTCGAACGACGAGTAGTGGTCGTAGATCGCACCCCAGACGTCGTCCTGTTCGGGCTCGACGCCCAGGTCGTCGCTCACGTCGACGACGTGCGGATTCGTCGCGGAATCGCCGTCGGCGTCGATTCGCACGCCGGCTTCGCTCTCGACGGCCGAGAGCCCGTCGGCGAAGTCGAGGTGGGAAACGCCGTCGGCGACGGTCGTTCCCGAATCCGCGACCGTCAGTCGTCGCGGATCGGCCCGCTCGTCTTGCTGTGCGGCGACGACGCCCGATCGGTCACTGGTCGCGTACGCGCTAACGAGTCCGGCACCACCGAGTGCCCCGAGCACTCGCAGGTACGATCGTCGCGGGACGCCGCCACTGTCGCCGTTGCTACTGTCGCTGGTCTGCCGTCGGCTCCGTTGATTGTCGGCCATTGGCAGTCAAGTCGGATGACTGTCACACGATTTGTTATATACGGATTGCGACCGATAGCCGGTCGGTACGGCCGTCATACGTCCACGACGGTTCCGTTGCGAAAGAACACACGGACGAAACGATCCGGTAACAGCCGGATTACAAATACGCCGCGTCGCCACTCACCTCTCGCCCGCTCAGCGAGAATCGCGGGCGATTCCCACCCCCTCACCACCTCCCGACCCGGATCTTTTCATACGCTGCGTCTCCAACCCCGGTTATGGAGTTTCGACAGCGACTGGTCGTCGGTGCGCTCTGGATCGCAGTCGCGGCCGTGATGGTGAGTACGCTCGAGCCGACAGTTCCGTCCTCGGCAAACGCAGCCGCCCGGCTGTTCGTCGTGATCGTGGCGCTGTTTCTGGCGGGCGTCTACCTGCTGGATCCGAAAAACGTGATCAGTCAGGGGCCGTTCTCCGGCGACGGGTAGCGAGCGCTAGTACCCTCCCGAGCGTCGACTGCACGGTCGAATCGACCCACACCACCGGATTCGACCCTGCAGTGCAGGCTCGAGACGCCACTAGTCGTCTGCCGGCACCGTCAGGTCCCGCTCGTTCTCGAGTAAGCGGTCGAGCGCGTCGACCATCGCCTGGACGCTCGCGCGGGTGATGTCGCCTTCGCTTCTGGCAACGGTGACGCTGCGATCGTCGCGAGACATCGTCACCTCGACGGTGACGACGGCGTCGGTGCCGCCGGTGACGGCGTCGACGTGGTACGAGTCGAGTTCGGCGTCGGCGGCCGAGCCGAGCGCCTCGCGAACGGCGGAGACGGCCGCGTCGACGGGGCCGGAACCGGTTCCGGCGGCGACGCGTTCCTCGCCGGCGACGTCGAGTCTGACGCTGGCGGTCGGGACCGCACCGCCGCTGGTCGCGGTGAGATCGCGCAGTTCGACGGTTCGCTCGCGGTCGTCACCGGTGACGTCCTCTGCGATCGCGAGCAGGTCGGCGTCGGTGACCCGACGGCCGCGGTCGCCGAGTTCCGTGACTCGAGTGGCGATTTCGGCGACCTCGTCGTCGGTCGCCTCGACGCCGTGTTCCTCGAGCGTGGCCTCGACGCCAGCACGGCCGGTGTGTTTGCCGAGGGCGAGCCGTCGCTCCCGGCCGACGGTCTCGGGAGCGTAGGGCTCGTACATCTTCTCGTCTTTGAGCGTGCCGTCGGTGTGGATGCCGCTCTCGTGGGTGAAGGCGTTCTCGCCGATGACCGCTTTGTTCGGGGGGAGCGCGACGCCGGTCGTTCGCGAGACGATCTGTGCGAGGTCGTACACCTCCTCGAGTTCGAGCGTCTCGACGCCGTAAACGTGCGAGAGGGCGATCGCGACCTCCTCCAGGGCGACGTTGCCGGCGCGCTCGCCCAGCCCGTTGACGGTACAGTGGACCATGTCCGCACCGGCGGCGATCGCGGCGAGCGCGTTGGTCACGCCGAGTCCGAGGTCGTCGTGGGTGTGGGCGCTTACGGGCCCGAGTTCCGCCAGTCGCGAGACGGCCTCGTAGGTCCGTTCGGGACCCGTGTGGCCGACCGTGTCGGCGAAACAGATTCGATCTGCGCCGGCCTCGAGTGCCGTCTCCATCAGCTCCTCGAGGTAGTCGAGGTCGGCCCGCGAGCCGTCCTCGCCGATGACCTCGACCCAGAGATCGTTGTCTTTCGCGTACGCGACGAGTTCCGCGGTCGTCTCGAGGTTGCTCTCGCGGGTGCTACCGACTTTCCCCTCGACGTGGCGGTCGCTCGCCGGAACGACGAGGTGGATGCCGTCGACGTCACAGTCGAGTGCGAGGTCGACGTCGTTTTTCAGTCCACGACAGAAGCTCGTCACTCGAGCGTCCAGGTCGAGGTCGGTCACGCGGGAGATGCCCTGGCGTTCGCCGGGGCCGGTGCAGGCGCTGCCGGCTTCGATCACGTCGACGCCGGCACGCTCTAGCGCGCGGGCGATTTCGACTTTCTCGTCGGGTGACAGCGAGACGCCTGGCGCTTGCTCACCGTCACGAAGCGTCGTGTCGAGCAGTTTAACAGTCCGATCGTCGTCTCCGTCGAGTCCGTCACGGCCTACCATGAAGGAGTGAGAATCAGTTTCGGGGGCGAATTTCTCGGCCAGCCGCCTTGCGGCGACTTCCTCTATCCTCCACAGTGGGCGTATCTCGTGCCATGTGTAAGGCGACGTTGTACCGTCTCCTATAAAACGGCGTTGGCTAGACAGATATTTGCCGACCACGGGAGCGGAACATCCATCCCCGATCCCGTC
Protein-coding sequences here:
- a CDS encoding (R)-citramalate synthase → MVGRDGLDGDDDRTVKLLDTTLRDGEQAPGVSLSPDEKVEIARALERAGVDVIEAGSACTGPGERQGISRVTDLDLDARVTSFCRGLKNDVDLALDCDVDGIHLVVPASDRHVEGKVGSTRESNLETTAELVAYAKDNDLWVEVIGEDGSRADLDYLEELMETALEAGADRICFADTVGHTGPERTYEAVSRLAELGPVSAHTHDDLGLGVTNALAAIAAGADMVHCTVNGLGERAGNVALEEVAIALSHVYGVETLELEEVYDLAQIVSRTTGVALPPNKAVIGENAFTHESGIHTDGTLKDEKMYEPYAPETVGRERRLALGKHTGRAGVEATLEEHGVEATDDEVAEIATRVTELGDRGRRVTDADLLAIAEDVTGDDRERTVELRDLTATSGGAVPTASVRLDVAGEERVAAGTGSGPVDAAVSAVREALGSAADAELDSYHVDAVTGGTDAVVTVEVTMSRDDRSVTVARSEGDITRASVQAMVDALDRLLENERDLTVPADD
- a CDS encoding right-handed parallel beta-helix repeat-containing protein, with protein sequence MADNQRSRRQTSDSSNGDSGGVPRRSYLRVLGALGGAGLVSAYATSDRSGVVAAQQDERADPRRLTVADSGTTVADGVSHLDFADGLSAVESEAGVRIDADGDSATNPHVVDVSDDLGVEPEQDDVWGAIYDHYSSFDDPTDRCHEYVIPSGTWYVETDDIELFAHEYFGVVGEPFAVLEVTDQDVDRMMTVGTIDESLPHAQRTVMKNLRVDIRGEYDTGIGRWHTYGYGHVENVELRGRRDRLNPEYGGDRHTLKVDGIRPEATNAIRNVRFTHGDTNYESRDTGVGHAIPFAAEIYHRGTNIWEQCQVSGFLDNGIYVSNNSGRNLVVGCRAHNNAGANVRVGPNDVVLNTKIVMDEHPGQPWAGLWLDGEISGGGQVVDGLHCINHVRKNTEIVRCTQAGPARLSNVHITDDGGDGRAIRVSDDAATRTTFENCTITDRSSPTVSDYAVYVRSSNVVFRDCSFDHTSQSDASRNGIFVDARGDAVDQLVLDNCEVDADVASLRFSDGGVDHTVDQSIFRALVTSDADATLSNVLWTGNRHYGETNFAGVRSDWKGDFNWGFEV